The following proteins are co-located in the Bacteroidales bacterium genome:
- a CDS encoding metallophosphoesterase gives MKKLLLLFILIFVLTFNGLSQENFRITHGPYLCDMSETGVTIVWTTNKKAIAWAEVAPDDGTNFYGYERPKKYDSKYGRIQGTSTLHKVRINNLTPGTRYRYAIFSKEVIQWETDSKIIYGITVANPAYSRNSLAFRTFSNEDDSVSFLVFNDLHGRSQFMKDVSKGIDFRKIDMVIFNGDMSSSLNNEEQLFTDFIDASVEIFASRVPILFTRGNHETRGTFADYLIDYFPKESDNIYQLVNVGDVSFLMLDCGEDKPDSDIEYSGLADFDAYRNAEAEWLKETVKSKKYLDSKVKVAILHMPPMEGNWHGNIHLRETLLPVLNEANVTAMFSGHTHRYSYNKPEAGKINFPVLVNSNNAVIKCDIINGKVKASIITADGNKPSELVLN, from the coding sequence ATGAAGAAATTACTTTTACTTTTCATACTGATATTTGTCTTGACATTTAATGGACTTTCACAGGAGAACTTCAGGATAACGCATGGTCCTTACCTCTGTGATATGAGTGAAACCGGAGTAACGATCGTATGGACTACCAATAAAAAGGCAATAGCATGGGCTGAAGTTGCTCCCGATGATGGCACTAATTTTTATGGGTATGAACGGCCAAAGAAATACGATTCAAAATATGGCAGGATACAGGGAACATCAACCCTGCACAAGGTTAGAATAAATAATCTGACTCCGGGTACCAGATATCGTTATGCAATCTTCTCGAAGGAGGTTATACAATGGGAGACTGATTCGAAGATTATTTATGGAATTACTGTGGCCAATCCCGCATATAGCAGGAATTCGCTTGCATTTCGTACATTCAGTAATGAGGATGATTCAGTTTCATTCTTAGTATTCAACGATTTACATGGCCGATCTCAATTTATGAAGGATGTCAGTAAAGGAATTGACTTCAGAAAAATTGATATGGTGATCTTTAACGGAGATATGTCTTCATCCCTTAACAACGAAGAACAGTTATTTACTGATTTCATAGATGCTTCAGTGGAAATATTTGCATCAAGGGTTCCAATACTATTTACAAGGGGTAATCACGAGACAAGAGGAACCTTCGCAGATTACCTTATAGACTATTTTCCAAAAGAGTCTGATAATATCTATCAGCTTGTTAATGTGGGAGATGTCTCTTTTCTGATGCTCGATTGCGGCGAAGATAAACCAGATTCTGATATAGAGTACAGCGGTCTGGCAGACTTCGATGCCTACCGGAATGCAGAAGCAGAATGGCTGAAAGAAACTGTAAAGTCGAAGAAATACCTGGATTCAAAAGTCAAAGTTGCGATTCTGCATATGCCTCCAATGGAAGGAAACTGGCATGGGAATATTCACCTGAGGGAAACATTATTGCCTGTTCTGAATGAGGCAAATGTGACAGCTATGTTCAGCGGACACACTCACAGGTATTCTTACAACAAGCCTGAGGCAGGGAAAATAAACTTCCCGGTTTTGGTTAACAGCAATAATGCAGTTATAAAATGTGATATCATTAATGGTAAAGTTAAGGCATCAATTATCACAGCGGATGGAAATAAACCATCAGAACTTGTATTGAACTGA
- a CDS encoding RagB/SusD family nutrient uptake outer membrane protein: MRRNIFIFNIALFVAVIMTSCNKDFLETKPLTEFSDVDVWKDPALVQTFINQIYWRLDEPFTNGRLKSNIVDESHYRGNGDSKNFNNGLLTVDKIPGWSTPSRYRSWNDLYKTIRFCNLLLANVDKVPFDETIIDGKTMKDRIVGEAHFLRAYLYHLLTAVYGGVPIITKPYGLTEEFQIARNSYKECVDFMVSECDLATGLLPVNNTGANKGRATMGAAMALKARVLIYAASDLYNTTVFPGYSNPELIGYTDGNRTARWQAAKDAAKAVIDLGSYKLYMASPAPGDSVAKNYNDMFLKKDTEEDIFVKYFTVNSGQIFGLVSQPNGYHAWGTNAPIGDMVDDYEMKDGTKFSWSNPVHAASPYKNREPRFYADIFYEGAKWKKRPADVEGRDPVGVMQVGSWERWDAASNSMKVYWGLDTRSSGVEDWNGGYPGYYLRKYQDPTVDVQYFNMTTTWRWIRYAEVLLNYAEACIGLGQDAEARTYINMIRKRAGMPDITESGTALRDRYRHERRIEMSFEEQRFFDVRRWVIGPLAYHPIKKVTVVYKMNPDKTTATVPKITSSNFETWAWQDKAYFFPILRAEMSKNSLLIQNPGY, from the coding sequence ATGAGAAGAAATATTTTTATATTTAATATAGCGCTCTTTGTTGCTGTCATAATGACATCATGCAACAAAGACTTTCTTGAAACAAAACCGCTTACTGAGTTTTCAGATGTAGATGTCTGGAAAGATCCGGCTCTGGTACAAACCTTCATTAACCAGATATACTGGCGGCTTGATGAACCATTTACTAATGGCAGGTTGAAATCTAATATTGTTGATGAATCTCATTATCGTGGAAATGGTGATTCGAAAAACTTTAACAATGGACTTCTGACTGTCGATAAAATTCCCGGATGGAGCACCCCAAGCAGATACAGAAGCTGGAATGATCTTTATAAGACAATAAGATTTTGTAATCTGCTTTTAGCAAATGTTGATAAAGTACCATTCGACGAAACTATTATTGATGGTAAGACTATGAAAGACAGGATAGTTGGTGAGGCGCATTTTTTAAGAGCTTATCTCTATCATCTTCTTACAGCTGTTTATGGTGGAGTCCCGATTATAACAAAACCATACGGCTTAACTGAAGAATTTCAAATAGCCAGGAACTCGTATAAAGAATGTGTTGATTTTATGGTTTCAGAATGTGATCTTGCTACAGGTTTATTACCAGTGAATAATACCGGGGCAAATAAGGGGCGTGCTACAATGGGGGCAGCTATGGCTTTAAAAGCCAGAGTTCTTATTTATGCAGCCAGTGACCTATATAATACAACTGTTTTTCCGGGTTATTCAAATCCTGAACTTATTGGATACACAGACGGCAATAGAACAGCACGCTGGCAGGCAGCCAAAGATGCAGCTAAGGCTGTTATAGATCTGGGAAGTTATAAGCTTTACATGGCTTCGCCAGCTCCAGGGGATTCTGTAGCTAAGAACTACAACGACATGTTCCTTAAAAAAGACACTGAGGAGGATATCTTTGTTAAATATTTCACAGTAAATTCAGGACAGATATTTGGTCTTGTAAGTCAGCCGAATGGTTACCATGCATGGGGAACAAATGCCCCTATAGGTGACATGGTTGATGATTATGAAATGAAAGATGGAACAAAGTTCAGCTGGTCGAACCCCGTTCATGCAGCAAGCCCATACAAAAATCGTGAGCCTCGTTTTTATGCTGATATTTTTTATGAAGGTGCAAAATGGAAAAAACGTCCTGCTGATGTTGAAGGTAGAGATCCTGTAGGTGTAATGCAGGTCGGATCATGGGAAAGATGGGATGCTGCTTCAAATTCAATGAAGGTTTATTGGGGACTTGATACAAGGTCAAGTGGAGTTGAAGACTGGAATGGAGGATATCCTGGCTATTATCTGCGGAAATATCAGGATCCTACAGTTGATGTTCAGTATTTCAACATGACCACGACATGGCGTTGGATCAGATATGCAGAAGTGTTACTTAATTATGCCGAAGCTTGTATTGGATTAGGACAGGATGCTGAAGCCAGGACCTATATAAATATGATCAGAAAAAGGGCAGGGATGCCTGATATTACTGAATCTGGTACAGCTCTTCGCGACAGGTATCGTCATGAAAGGCGAATCGAAATGTCATTTGAGGAGCAGCGCTTCTTTGATGTCCGCCGATGGGTAATAGGACCATTAGCTTATCATCCGATAAAGAAAGTTACAGTAGTTTATAAAATGAATCCTGATAAAACAACTGCAACAGTCCCAAAAATAACTTCTTCAAATTTTGAAACATGGGCATGGCAGGATAAAGCATACTTCTTCCCAATATTGCGTGCTGAAATGAGCAAGAACAGTCTGCTTATTCAGAACCCCGGATATTAG